A genomic region of Fusarium falciforme chromosome 4, complete sequence contains the following coding sequences:
- a CDS encoding Transcriptional regulatory protein pro1 has protein sequence MSTLPPDHRKGAPRAAGNTVNMAVSQSSKAKPASKASNGKPRTKTQMHRRSRTGCYTCRLRRKKCDEGSPMCTACKHLGLQCEYKRPMWWSNNDMRRKHKDDIKMIIKRKKLSEKSSHNMQNSVSSSPPGLTRSLPTSSSFTDTLDRTRSASIDSHFSTAFNFNSPPSGNEYGFGAPMHPELMFGSYSPYEIDVKTERQMFVNDVPTLRESHISTFSTFQTPPPAGTVLPPGPLDSEWTEQIRKESLSEETLNCNFFDFSHGPSAETRQIQIELEENDQRLLDHFIQFVLPTIFPILESNQHGSVSSDLILPALQSNSAYLHCCLSVAAQHRKSHANVAGEDIDGDIMRHRYATIWALCEALKKDENHQQILEATLGLIFFQSVVGRYDDGLLDIPWHQHFQAAISLVQKLDLPGIVADPTRASMQTPFNMSLTSWIDILGATMKGRSPTFAHTYREKHLSQVNPSLGLRELMGCDDRVMYLISEIACLESLKKDGMDDFTLCQHVSALGEQISLTEMGDAGPKMPFNANGSLSPKQLSKNMTMAFRIAARIFLCSLVPGFNPNQPSPMGLVEKLTSVLQHIPSGPNGFDRNLAWVYLIGGSISVPGSTFRAFFEDRLAQLGDLAKFGSMGRVATLLHEVWLQNDNLSGASSPGSSASEMTQPHIHWRDVMEMKGWDFLLI, from the exons ATGTCTACGCTGCCCCCCGACCATCGCAAAGGCGCGCCGCGAGCAGCTGGAAACACAGTCAACATGGCTGTATCTCAGtcttccaaggccaagccggCCTCAAAAGCCAGCAATGGCAAGCCCAGAACAAAGACGCAGATGCATCGCCGTTCAAGAACAG GCTGCTACACATGCAGACTGCGACGCAAGAAGTGCGACGAGGGCTCGCCCATGTGCACCGCCTGCAAGCACCTGGGTTTGCAGTGCGAGTATAAGCGACCCATGTGGTGGAGCAACAATGATATGCGACGCAAGCACAAGGACGACATCAAGATGATCATTAAGCGCAAGAAGCTTTCTGAGAAGTCGTCACACAACATGCAGAACTCGGTCTCCAGCTCACCTCCAGGCCTCACCCGATCTCTGCCcacgtcctcctccttcactgACACCCTCGACCGCACAAGGTCGGCCTCGATTGACTCGCACTTTTCCACTgccttcaacttcaacaGCCCACCCAGTGGCAACGAGTATGGCTTTGGTGCTCCCATGCACCCCGAGCTCATGTTCGGCAGCTACTCGCCCTATGAGATCGACGTCAAGACTGAGCGCCAGATGTTTGTCAACGATGTGCCCACTCTTCGCGAGTCGCACATCTCCACCTTTAGCACTTTCCagactcctcctcccgccGGCACAGTTCTGCCTCCAGGCCCTCTCGACAGTGAGTGGACTGAGCAGATCCGCAAGGAGTCTCTCTCCGAGGAGACGTTGAACTGCAACTTTTTCGACTTCTCCCACGGCCCCTCGGCCGAGACAAGACAGATCCAGatcgagctcgaggagaatGACCAGCGCCTGCTGGATCACTTCATCCAGTTCGTTCTGCCAACCATCTTCCCCATCCTCGAGTCAAACCAACATGGTTCGGTCAGCTCTGACCTGATCCTCCCCGCCCTTCAGTCCAACAGCGCCTATCTGCACTGCTGCCTCAGCGTCGCTGCCCAGCACCGCAAGTCGCACGCCAACGTCGCCGGCGAGGACATTGACGGCGACATCATGCGCCACCGTTACGCTACCATCTGGGCCCTCTGTGAGGCCCtgaagaaggatgagaaCCACCAGCAAATCCTTGAAGCCACCCTCggcctcatcttcttccagtCCGTGGTCGGCCGATATGACGATGGCCTGCTCGACATCCCCTGGCACCAACACTTCCAAGCCGCCATCAGCCTTGTGCAGAAGCTCGACCTCCCCGGCATCGTTGCCGACCCCACTAGGGCCTCGATGCAGACTCCCTTCAACATGTCACTCACCTCTTGGATTGACATCCTTGGCGCCACCATGAAGGGACGATCACCAACCTTTGCCCATACCTACCGTGAGAAGCACCTTTCTCAGGTCAACCCCAGTCTTGGCCTGCGAGAGCTCATGGGCTGCGACGACCGGGTCATGTACCTCATCTCAGAGATTGCCTGCCTCGAGTCCCTCAAGAAGGACGGCATGGACGACTTTACTCTCTGCCAGCACGTCTCGGCTCTTGGTGAGCAGATCAGCTTGACCGAGATGGGTGATGCAGGCCCCAAGATGCCCTTCAATGCCAATGGCAGCCTTTCGCCCAAGCAGCTGTCCAAGAACATGACAATGGCTTTCCGCATTGCTGCGCGCATCTTCCTTTGCAGCCTGGTCCCCGGCTTCAACCCCAACCAGCCCTCTCCCATGGGCCTGGTTGAGAAGCTGACCTCGGTGCTTCAGCACATCCCCTCTGGCCCCAACGGGTTTGACCGCAACCTTGCCTGGGTCTACCTGATTGGCGGCTCCATCAGCGTCCCTGGCAGCACGTTCCGGGCCTTCTTTGAGGACCGCCTTGCTCAGCTGGGTGACCTGGCCAAGTTTGGGTCGATGGGCCGCGTGGCGACTCTTCTGCACGAGGTTTGGCTGCAGAATGATAACCTCTCGGGCGCTAGCTCGCCCGGGTCTTCGGCGTCTGAGATGACCCAGCCGCACATCCACTGGCGGGATGTCATGGAGATGAAGGGATGGGACTTCTTGTTGATCTGA